One Solenopsis invicta isolate M01_SB chromosome 15, UNIL_Sinv_3.0, whole genome shotgun sequence genomic window, gagttAATATAAGGAAAATATGAGTAACACTCCAGggtttattagttttaatattatagttacGTCGATGATTTCGCAAGagattataattgtttttaattgcattataaCTACgtccttattaaaaatatgagattttctttcttttttttatcgtttatttaCTTGTCTGGAACTTGCCAAGATATTTTTGCCCCATAAGTAACGTATACATTAATCGCTATTGATAGATTATAGCAGTTTGGATAATCAACGAATGGAGAAAGATTAGCAGGGATCCTATCCAACTTGTGGAACTCGGTCCAGGAAGAGGCACTTTAATCAACGACATCCTACGGGTATGTTTTCGATACGcagttatttgtaaataaaatatacaagcGAAAATTATGAAACGTCGCTTATAGGTTTTCAAGAAACTGAATCTTTCAAATGAGATATCGATTCATTTGGTGGAAATTAGTCCCACTTTATCCGCGATTCAAGCGAAAAAATTGTGCACGGAAAGCAGAGACATCGAGCCAAGAGTGAACGAGGATCGAAAGAATTCTGTCACACATTACAGAGAGGGTATTACGAAAGACGGCGTGAAGATATATTGGTATTATTCTGTTAACGACGTTCCTAGAAAGTTTAGCGTTTTCATTGCACAGGAGTTCTTCGATGCTCTGCCCATACACAAGTTTCAGGTATAGAAATACATCggaacattaatatttatgtgtaagATAAAGCGAAAGAGACAACACCTCCTCCCctgatgaaaaaattttactaaaatttcaCGAAAAGTAGTAAAAATCGAAAAGTAGTAAAGTCGAAAAATGAGCAAAAATGGAACagtgaattaataattttattcgtttCTCTTTGTCGAGACAATTCCAACAATATGCTATAATAAGAGTCAAATCGATTATAACAGTTAAAATAGCTAACGAAGCTGGTACTCCAAAGGTGGCCAGTGGTGTAGTTTTTCtgaaaattagttaaaatttctCGGAAAATTTACTGAAAATTCTTTGAcatctttgtaaaaaattatttttaatacgtttGTTGAATGTGAGGATCGCTTAAATTGTTTAAACACGAGCAGTATGCGACACTGCTGTTAGGTAGACACAGAAGTTCTGTATTTCTCGTAAGTAAAAAATCActtaatatatagaataaaaggcGCAGCATCATGCGATTTTTTGTTCTTGTCTTGACAAGAATAATTGTGAACGAAGGCGATTCCATTTCATCAGAAGATTAAaagaaagtttcaaaaattgGATATCAGagtgaaagaaaataatataaatttaattaaatttgaaataaatttgaatttttgcgattatttttatattaaaattatgttaagtaaaattgctgaaaatgctttaaaacgtggaacaatttcaaaaaattttaaatgatgttTTAGCTAATTTTTTGGCTACATTTTTCCACCAGGGTCtggttaacaaaaaaattttaaccatATAACTCTAATCAGAATAggtgtttttttttagaagtaTGCGAATCAAACATTTATTGGGTCAAATCGAATTGTATCTTTTTGATTTAAATGcgaatttgatttaaatttcttgggtttacattacatgttaatttaaacgtaataaaatattttgaataatgttGCAAATCCTCATGACGCTTGATTTTAGAAAACTGACAAAGGTTGGAGAGAGATCTTAATAGATATAGTGCAAGAATCAAAGGAGGAAAGATTTCGATACGTACTTTCGCAAGTGCCAACGGCTGCTTGTAAAGTATATCTCTCTGTAAGCACTTTATTTACattgttttgtaatatttaaattttagatagtATATTAATAAGAGCGATATCTCTCTTTTAGCCGCACGAGAAAAGAGATCATGTAGAAGTGAGTCCACAATGTTCTGTAATAACGGACTACATGTCTCAATTTTTATGGGAACACGGAGGATTCGCGCTGGTAATAGATTATGGccacgagagagagaaaactgaCACATTTCGCGCGTTTTGCCAACACAAACTACACGATCCTTTATTAAACCCTGGAACCGCAGATTTGACTGCGGATATTgactttttatcaataaaagagATCGCACAGAAAGACAATAGATTAATTACGTTCGGTCCGGTGACACAAAGAAAATTTCTGAAGGCTCTTGGCATCGATGTgcgattaaaaatgattttacggAATGCTACTAGCACACAAAAGGAACAAGTTGAATCGGGAT contains:
- the LOC105198858 gene encoding protein arginine methyltransferase NDUFAF7 homolog, mitochondrial, coding for MIRLSRLARIASHLSRVRLRCSSSSLENKTDLYRQMYAKILACGPITLAEYMKEILIHPTAGYYTTRDVFGRRGDFTTSPEISQLFGEIIAVWIINEWRKISRDPIQLVELGPGRGTLINDILRVFKKLNLSNEISIHLVEISPTLSAIQAKKLCTESRDIEPRVNEDRKNSVTHYREGITKDGVKIYWYYSVNDVPRKFSVFIAQEFFDALPIHKFQKTDKGWREILIDIVQESKEERFRYVLSQVPTAACKVYLSPHEKRDHVEVSPQCSVITDYMSQFLWEHGGFALVIDYGHEREKTDTFRAFCQHKLHDPLLNPGTADLTADIDFLSIKEIAQKDNRLITFGPVTQRKFLKALGIDVRLKMILRNATSTQKEQVESGYHMITDEDKMGNCFKVMSLFPFVLKDHLTKWPVAGFENKSETKS